One Callospermophilus lateralis isolate mCalLat2 chromosome 6, mCalLat2.hap1, whole genome shotgun sequence genomic region harbors:
- the Taar9 gene encoding trace amine-associated receptor 9, with the protein MVNNFSQDEAVELCYEHVNGSCIKTPYSPGPRVILYAVLGLGAVLAVFGNSLVIVAILHFKQLHTPTNFLIASLACADFLVGVMVMPFSTVRSVESCWYFGESYCKLHTCFDASFCFASLFHLCCISIDRYIAVTDPLTYPTKFTVSVSAICIVLCWFFSVTYSFSIFYTGANEEGIEELVVALTCVGGCQAPLNQNWVLLCFLLFFLPTVAMVFIYGKIFLVAKHQARKIESTGSQVQSSSESYKERVVRRERKAAKTLGIAVAAFLISWLPYIIDAVIDAYMNFITPPYVYEILVWCVYYNSAMNPLIYAFFYPWFRKAIKLIVSGRVLRSDSSTTNLFSGEADID; encoded by the coding sequence ATGGTGAACAATTTCTCCCAAGATGAAGCTGTGGAGCTCTGTTATGAGCATGTGAATGGATCCTGCATTAAGACCCCTTATTCGCCGGGCCCTCGAGTGATCCTGTATGCAGTCCTGGGTTTGGGGGCTGTACTGGCTGTGTTTGGAAACTCACTGGTCATTGTTGCCATCCTTCACTTCAAACAGCTGCATACACCCACCAACTTCCTGATCGCATCCTTGGCCTGTGCAGACTTCTTGGTGGGAGTGATGGTGATGCCCTTCAGCACAGTGAGGTCTGTGGAGAGCTGCTGGTACTTTGGGGAAAGCTATTGTAAGCTTCACACGTGTTTTGACGCATCTTTCTGTTTTGCCTCTTTATTTCACTTATGCTGTATTTCTATTGATAGATATATTGCTGTCACTGATCCTCTGACCTATCCAACCAAGTTCACGGTGTCAGTTTCAGCAATATGCATTGTTCTCTGTTGGTTCTTTTCAGTCACATAtagtttttctatcttttatacTGGAGCCAATGAAGAAGGAATTGAGGAGTTAGTAGTTGCTCTCACTTGTGTAGGAGGCTGTCAGGCTCCATTGAATCAAAATTGGGTTCTGCTTTGTTTTCTTCTATTCTTTCTACCCACTGTTGCCATGGTGTTTATATATGGTAAGATATTTTTGGTGGCTAAGCATCAGGCTAGGAAGATAGAAAGTACAGGTAGCCAAGTTCAATCATCCTCAGAGAGTTACAAGGAGAGAGTagtgagaagagaaagaaaggctgCTAAAACATTGGGGATCGCTGTGGCAGCCTTTCTTATCTCTTGGCTACCATACATTATTGATGCTGTGATTGATGCTTATATGAATTTCATAACTCCCCCTTATGTTTATGAGATACTAGTGTGGTGTGTTTATTATAATTCAGCTATGAACCCCTTGATATATGCTTTCTTTTACCCCTGGTTTAGGAAAGCGATAAAACTTATTGTAAGTGGCAGAGTCTTAAGGAGTGATTCATCAACAACTAACTTATTTTCTGGAGAAGCAGATATAGATTGA